Proteins from a single region of Gemmatimonadales bacterium:
- the rpsG gene encoding 30S ribosomal protein S7 yields the protein MSRRNSAVKRPVPPDPRYDSQTVSKFVNNLMNDGKKSTAEGIFYTAMDLIEERTGQPGVTVFKQAVNNAKPALEVKSRRVGGASLQVPVEVRPDRRGALAMRWIIGYARDRTEKTMAERLAAELILAAKGEGSTIKKKEDTHRMAEANRAFAHYRW from the coding sequence GTGAGCCGCCGGAATTCCGCGGTCAAGCGGCCGGTGCCGCCCGATCCGCGCTACGACAGCCAGACGGTCAGCAAGTTCGTCAACAACCTGATGAACGACGGCAAGAAGAGCACGGCGGAAGGCATTTTCTACACCGCCATGGACCTGATCGAAGAGCGCACCGGGCAGCCGGGCGTCACGGTCTTCAAGCAGGCGGTCAACAACGCCAAGCCGGCGCTCGAAGTGAAGAGCCGCCGCGTCGGTGGCGCCTCGCTCCAGGTGCCGGTCGAGGTCCGTCCGGACCGTCGCGGCGCGCTGGCCATGCGGTGGATCATCGGGTACGCCCGGGACCGCACCGAGAAGACGATGGCGGAGCGGCTGGCCGCGGAGCTGATCCTGGCCGCCAAGGGCGAGGGCAGCACCATCAAGAAGAAGGAAGACACGCACCGCATGGCCGAGGCCAACCGGGCGTTCGCGCACTACCGCTGGTAG
- the rpsL gene encoding 30S ribosomal protein S12: MPTINQLVRNGRKTPVYKGKSPALKRNPLRRGVCTRVYTTTPKKPNSALRKVAKVRLTNGFEVIAYIPGEGHNLQEHSIVLIRGGRVKDLPGVRYHIVRGSLDTAGVNDRRQSRSKYGAKRPKAGGAK; the protein is encoded by the coding sequence ATGCCGACTATCAACCAACTCGTCCGGAACGGTCGCAAGACGCCGGTCTACAAGGGCAAGTCGCCCGCGCTCAAGAGGAATCCCCTCCGGCGTGGCGTCTGCACCCGCGTCTACACCACGACGCCGAAGAAGCCGAACTCCGCGCTCCGCAAGGTCGCGAAGGTGCGTCTCACGAATGGGTTTGAAGTCATCGCCTACATCCCCGGCGAAGGGCACAACCTGCAGGAACACTCGATCGTGCTGATCCGCGGCGGCCGCGTGAAGGACTTGCCGGGCGTGCGCTATCACATCGTGCGGGGCAGCCTCGACACCGCCGGCGTCAATGATCGCCGCCAGTCGCGCTCGAAGTACGGCGCCAAGCGTCCGAAGGCCGGAGGGGCCAAGTGA
- a CDS encoding Ig-like domain-containing protein: MTLNRAGILAAVVAVGLTNVNCSDSGNGGTAPTPVATTLALVSGDAQTATAGAALANPITVKVTDQNGAVMANVSVAFAVTAGGGSVAAASVTTNAQGEAATTWTLGPMAGVGSHTATASVSGLTGSPVTFTASATAGSATQIGASAGNAQTGEVGAAVAQAPTVTVQDANNNPVAGATVTWTVMGGGGSVSAGTSMTDAAGEASIGWTLGPLVGADLQMLRASLAGGANVMFTATAALTAGTLAINGGDNQSAVAGTAVATMPSVLVKTPGASGVPVQGVTVDWAVTAGGGTPSAASSVTDASGIASVGWTLGATPGSNNQGLSASSAGLTGSPVAFVASATAPPTQMALVSGDGQTGTAGQALAQPFVVVVEDAANAPVAGVVVNWQVTAGGGSVAAATAVTDAAGEASMTLTVGTAAGTGNQTVTAAVAGLTNSPITFTASVVAGAASKIALSSGNAQTAVVGTALSNPLAVLVSDQYDNPVAGATVNWAAGAGSGATAVASSMTNASGIATSGWTIGTVAGTGNQSATATAAGLAGSPVNFTASATAGPAATLAISSGDNQSAVAGSPLPAGLVVLVTDAYTNPVSGVTVNWAAATGGGSVSAPTSVTSATGLATVSWTLGGTIGGQTATASVAGTTPASVTFNATATAVVSNYNVTLRYLTALSPSRQAVFEAAATRWSTIITGDLTDVNAAGVPAASCGDNSPALNEVIDDILIFVTLDSIDGPSNILGSAGPCYIRSGTKLSLIGQMKFDTADVANLETAGLFQATILHEMGHVIGIGTLWKQAPSLLVGDQTADPYFSGTTAIAQFNANGGGVYGGIPVPVEATGGPGTAYGHWRESVMGKELMTGYISLIANPLSTITVGSLADAGYTTSYANADPYTVNGTNLRAGDAGGLRLVEGAPDWTLKAIDARGRITRVR, from the coding sequence ATGACGCTGAATCGCGCTGGCATCCTGGCCGCCGTCGTGGCCGTCGGACTGACGAATGTGAACTGCTCGGACAGCGGGAACGGTGGCACGGCGCCCACGCCTGTCGCTACGACCCTCGCCCTCGTATCGGGCGACGCGCAGACGGCCACCGCCGGCGCGGCACTGGCCAACCCGATCACGGTCAAGGTGACGGACCAGAACGGCGCCGTCATGGCGAATGTGTCTGTGGCCTTTGCGGTGACCGCCGGCGGCGGGAGCGTCGCCGCAGCGAGCGTGACGACCAACGCGCAGGGTGAGGCGGCCACGACGTGGACGCTCGGTCCGATGGCCGGTGTGGGGTCCCACACCGCGACGGCCTCGGTGTCGGGGCTGACCGGATCCCCGGTGACCTTCACGGCCTCGGCCACGGCCGGCTCGGCAACCCAGATCGGCGCCTCGGCAGGGAACGCGCAGACCGGCGAGGTGGGTGCGGCGGTGGCCCAGGCCCCGACCGTCACGGTCCAGGACGCCAACAACAATCCGGTGGCCGGGGCGACGGTGACGTGGACGGTCATGGGTGGCGGCGGATCAGTGAGCGCAGGGACCTCGATGACCGATGCCGCGGGCGAGGCCTCCATCGGCTGGACCCTCGGACCGCTGGTCGGCGCCGACCTGCAGATGCTGCGCGCGTCGCTGGCGGGCGGGGCCAACGTGATGTTCACGGCCACCGCGGCGCTGACGGCCGGCACGCTGGCCATCAACGGCGGCGACAACCAGTCTGCCGTTGCGGGGACCGCCGTGGCCACCATGCCCTCCGTCCTGGTGAAGACGCCTGGGGCCAGCGGCGTGCCGGTGCAGGGCGTGACCGTCGATTGGGCCGTGACGGCCGGCGGCGGAACGCCCTCGGCGGCCTCGAGTGTCACCGACGCCTCGGGCATCGCCTCCGTCGGATGGACGCTCGGCGCCACGCCCGGGTCCAACAACCAGGGCTTGAGCGCGAGTTCTGCCGGGCTCACCGGCTCGCCGGTGGCCTTTGTGGCGAGCGCGACGGCGCCTCCGACGCAGATGGCACTGGTTTCTGGTGACGGGCAGACGGGGACGGCGGGGCAGGCCTTGGCCCAGCCGTTCGTGGTCGTGGTGGAGGACGCCGCCAACGCACCCGTGGCCGGGGTCGTCGTGAACTGGCAGGTGACGGCCGGCGGCGGGTCCGTCGCGGCGGCCACCGCCGTCACGGATGCGGCGGGCGAGGCGTCGATGACGCTGACCGTCGGCACCGCCGCGGGAACCGGCAATCAGACCGTCACGGCGGCGGTGGCCGGCCTGACGAACTCGCCGATCACCTTCACCGCCAGCGTCGTGGCGGGCGCGGCCTCCAAGATCGCACTGAGTTCGGGTAATGCGCAGACTGCGGTCGTCGGCACGGCGTTGTCGAATCCGCTTGCCGTCCTGGTCAGCGACCAGTACGACAATCCGGTCGCGGGCGCCACGGTCAACTGGGCCGCCGGCGCCGGGAGCGGGGCGACCGCCGTGGCATCGTCGATGACGAATGCCTCCGGCATCGCGACATCGGGTTGGACGATCGGCACGGTGGCCGGTACGGGGAACCAGTCCGCGACCGCGACCGCCGCGGGGCTGGCCGGGTCGCCGGTCAACTTCACGGCGTCGGCCACGGCCGGACCGGCAGCGACGCTTGCCATCTCGTCCGGCGACAACCAGTCGGCCGTGGCAGGTTCGCCGCTGCCGGCGGGGCTCGTGGTGCTGGTGACCGACGCCTACACCAACCCGGTCTCGGGCGTGACGGTCAACTGGGCGGCGGCGACGGGTGGCGGATCGGTCTCCGCGCCCACGTCGGTCACCTCGGCCACGGGCCTGGCGACGGTCTCCTGGACCCTGGGCGGTACGATCGGCGGGCAGACTGCCACCGCGTCGGTGGCCGGCACCACACCGGCCTCGGTGACCTTCAACGCCACGGCCACGGCGGTGGTCAGCAACTACAACGTCACCCTGCGCTACCTGACGGCCCTCTCGCCGTCGCGCCAGGCGGTCTTCGAAGCCGCCGCCACCCGGTGGAGCACGATCATCACCGGCGACCTGACCGACGTCAACGCCGCCGGCGTTCCGGCCGCTTCGTGCGGCGACAACTCGCCGGCCCTCAATGAGGTCATCGACGACATCCTCATCTTCGTCACCCTCGACTCCATCGACGGCCCGAGCAATATCCTGGGGTCGGCGGGCCCCTGCTACATCCGCAGCGGCACCAAGCTCTCCCTGATCGGCCAGATGAAGTTCGACACGGCGGACGTGGCGAATCTCGAGACGGCCGGTCTCTTCCAGGCGACCATCCTGCACGAGATGGGGCACGTGATCGGCATCGGGACGCTGTGGAAACAGGCCCCGTCGCTGCTGGTTGGCGACCAGACGGCCGATCCCTACTTCAGCGGAACGACCGCCATCGCGCAGTTCAACGCGAACGGCGGCGGCGTGTACGGGGGGATTCCCGTCCCCGTTGAGGCCACGGGAGGGCCGGGGACGGCGTACGGGCACTGGCGGGAGTCGGTCATGGGCAAGGAGCTGATGACCGGCTACATCAGCCTGATCGCGAACCCGCTGAGCACCATCACGGTGGGTTCGCTCGCCGACGCCGGGTACACGACCAGCTACGCCAACGCCGACCCGTACACGGTGAACGGAACCAACCTGCGGGCAGGCGACGCGGGGGGCCTGCGGCTCGTCGAGGGGGCGCCCGACTGGACCCTCAAGGCCATCGACGCCAGGGGGAGGATTACAAGGGTGCGGTAG
- a CDS encoding leishmanolysin-related zinc metalloendopeptidase, which yields MGRIPARGVGGLVAASMLVMSCSSDSTAPAPAPVPAAIVVVSGNNQNALYNETAALPLVVRVVDAGGAPVAGASVSWAAIGGGTVSATSTETNASGQTSVTRTIAGTMSGYTTVASLPADTSATAYFVTLGTAVPSTYSVDVQFLTPVTATQRAAFLDAAARWSSIIVADFPADLVVADSASCDDNTPPINQSITSVVIYATIAPIDGPGGILGGASPCWVRQPSILPLVGTMTFDAADMALIEANGVLKPVILHEMGHVLGIGTIWDYVTPSLLIFGGTDSTHFDGVSANTYYAAADGVTSFPNLYPVPVENTGGPGTQDGHWRETVMTTELMTGYLALGSNPLSAITIGSLEDLGYTVNFTTADPFVIAPSPFGAAANVDQALRLRELGRRGPIHAIDRQGRITRMR from the coding sequence ATGGGCAGGATTCCCGCGAGGGGCGTGGGTGGGTTGGTGGCGGCGTCGATGCTGGTGATGAGCTGCTCGAGTGACAGCACCGCACCGGCGCCGGCACCCGTGCCGGCCGCGATTGTCGTCGTGTCCGGCAACAATCAGAATGCGCTCTACAACGAGACCGCGGCGCTCCCCCTGGTGGTCCGGGTCGTCGACGCCGGTGGGGCGCCGGTGGCCGGCGCGAGCGTGAGCTGGGCGGCGATTGGTGGCGGCACCGTGTCCGCCACCAGCACCGAGACGAATGCCTCGGGACAGACGTCGGTCACGCGCACCATCGCAGGCACGATGAGCGGCTACACGACGGTGGCATCGCTCCCGGCAGACACATCGGCAACGGCGTACTTCGTCACCCTCGGCACGGCCGTGCCGAGCACCTACAGCGTGGATGTGCAGTTCCTGACCCCGGTGACGGCGACGCAGCGGGCCGCCTTCCTGGATGCGGCGGCGCGCTGGAGCAGTATCATCGTCGCGGACTTTCCGGCCGATCTCGTGGTCGCCGATTCGGCGAGCTGCGACGACAATACCCCGCCGATCAACCAGTCGATCACCTCGGTCGTGATCTACGCCACTATCGCGCCGATCGACGGACCGGGCGGGATCCTGGGCGGGGCCAGCCCGTGCTGGGTGCGGCAGCCGAGCATCCTCCCGCTCGTGGGCACCATGACCTTCGACGCCGCCGACATGGCCCTCATCGAGGCAAACGGCGTGTTGAAGCCCGTCATCCTGCATGAGATGGGGCATGTGCTTGGCATCGGGACCATCTGGGACTACGTCACGCCCTCCCTCCTGATCTTCGGCGGAACCGACTCCACGCATTTCGATGGTGTGTCGGCCAACACCTACTACGCCGCGGCCGATGGGGTGACCTCGTTTCCGAACCTTTACCCGGTGCCGGTGGAGAATACCGGCGGCCCCGGCACCCAGGACGGGCATTGGCGGGAAACGGTCATGACCACCGAACTGATGACGGGCTACCTTGCGCTCGGAAGCAACCCGCTCAGTGCCATCACGATCGGCTCGCTTGAGGATCTCGGGTACACCGTCAACTTCACGACGGCGGACCCCTTTGTGATTGCCCCGTCGCCCTTCGGCGCAGCGGCCAACGTGGACCAGGCGCTCCGCCTCCGGGAACTGGGCCGCCGCGGCCCGATCCACGCGATTGATCGCCAGGGCCGGATTACCCGGATGCGATAG
- the rpoC gene encoding DNA-directed RNA polymerase subunit beta' produces MIDFRSGREPKSSSFDYISIRIASPEEIRGPRDTKERERLELQGQRTWWSWGEVTKPETINYRSFKPEKDGLFCERIFGPVKDWECHCGKYKRIRYRGVICDRCGVEVTLSKVRRERMGHIELSVPVAHIWFFKTLPSPMGNLLNITLRELERVIYYSNYIVIEPGKQEVEVDGKVIPVKQNQLLDEDEFLAMKQKARDMGDTMFRADTGAPAVRELLSRIDIKKLAEDLRAGVASETSQHRKKQMLKRLKIVDALLSSGDSGDLPNNPAWMILDVVPVIPPDLRPLVPLDGGRFATSDLNDLYRRVINRNNRLQKLIQHRAPEVILRNEKRMLQEAVDALFDNGRRSKAIRGRGKRPLKSLSDMLKGKQGRFRQNLLGKRVDYSGRSVIVVGPELRLHQCGLPKAMAVELFKPFIIHKLVENGIAETVKRAKKIVEKESPEVYEILEQIIQDHPVLLNRAPTLHRLGIQAFEPVLVEGKAIRIHPLVCAAFNADFDGDQMAVHVPLSFEAQIEARVLMIASNNILKPSDGRPVAEPSQDMVLGSYFLTKLPPGAEEPMSGPLADLSTRSAGWKNAPFFSTLAEIEMALLHETVGYQTTIFYWFEPPVGSEPARAAGWIPTTAGRVLFNSIIPVKIIQSGGFRNGLMRKKSLSQLVLTSFLEAGLADTVIFLDRLKEFGFRYATFGGISIGIEDLEIPEEKVTLLEEADKRVQRFQRAYNTGQITFGERYNKVIDAWTHANNDVAEAMIKHMGASRGGFNPVFMMFDSGSRGSRDQIRQLAGMRGLMAKPQKKLTGGIGEIIESPIKSNFREGLTVLEYFISTHGARKGLADTALKTADAGYLTRRLVDVAQDVTITEEDCGTILGLEISALKEGEDVIESLRERILGAVALEDVYDPNKMDEDGDPKLLVASGQLIKEDVSDEIDEAGIDRVKIRSVLTCEARRGVCRMCYGRNLATMEMVDMGEAVGILAAQSIGEPGTQLTLRTFHIGGTSARIAEEAERRARSDGLVQYTPDLEFADLPVEYEDGEKGQIRIALTREDESAADEQKEGILITDPKDKKRVLNRFPVPEGALLQVKVGDTVSKVDPRQGARASVLYTWDPYNDPSIIKVDGELRWKDLVPGVTLREELDESTGLRSVVVVADPDKELHPSVLVYAPNRKDPQEYILAEGSRIILGSPTDLVSRAMEIPDEANPWSPKFKVEEYPINVAWPNKTKKEAKDKTVFLSPAVKVPKGVTVTKIPRQAYKTRDITGGLPRVAELFEGRRPKDPATIAEVDGHVKFGEIKRGKREIFVYPLEEGAEPQLYEVAAGKHLRVHEGDKVRAGDRLTEGPVNPHDILGIKGPRAVQEYLLNEVQEVYRLQGVRISDKHIGVIVRQMLQKVRVVDPGDTGFLEGETVDKLSFRDENDRILRKKGTPANAEPVLLGITKASLTTQSFISAASFQETTRVLTDAAIRGAKDDLLGLKENIIIGHLIPAGTGIYRYAEIDIEPPPGFEPPPPPPPVEAVEVVADAVLVGTLEDDV; encoded by the coding sequence ATGATCGATTTTCGCAGCGGACGCGAGCCCAAGAGCTCCAGCTTCGACTACATCAGCATCCGGATCGCCTCGCCCGAGGAGATCCGGGGCCCCCGCGACACCAAGGAGCGCGAGCGCCTGGAGCTCCAGGGGCAGCGCACCTGGTGGTCCTGGGGCGAGGTGACGAAGCCGGAAACCATCAACTACCGCTCGTTCAAGCCCGAGAAGGACGGCTTGTTCTGCGAGCGCATTTTTGGTCCGGTCAAGGACTGGGAATGCCACTGCGGCAAGTACAAGCGGATCCGCTACCGCGGCGTCATCTGCGACCGCTGCGGCGTCGAGGTCACGCTGTCGAAGGTCCGGCGCGAGCGCATGGGCCACATCGAGCTCAGCGTGCCGGTGGCGCACATCTGGTTCTTCAAGACGCTGCCGTCGCCGATGGGCAACCTGCTGAACATCACGCTGCGGGAGCTCGAGCGGGTCATTTACTACTCGAACTACATCGTCATCGAGCCGGGCAAGCAGGAAGTGGAAGTCGACGGCAAGGTGATCCCGGTCAAGCAGAACCAGCTGCTCGACGAGGACGAGTTCCTCGCCATGAAGCAGAAGGCGCGCGACATGGGCGACACCATGTTCCGGGCCGACACCGGCGCGCCGGCGGTGCGCGAGCTGCTGAGCCGGATCGACATCAAGAAGCTCGCGGAAGACCTGCGCGCGGGCGTGGCCAGCGAAACCAGCCAGCACCGCAAGAAGCAGATGCTGAAGCGGCTCAAGATCGTCGACGCGCTGCTCAGCTCCGGCGACTCCGGCGACCTGCCGAACAACCCGGCGTGGATGATCCTCGACGTGGTGCCGGTCATTCCGCCGGACCTCCGGCCGCTGGTGCCGCTTGACGGCGGGCGCTTCGCCACGAGCGACCTGAACGACCTGTACCGCCGCGTCATCAACCGGAACAACCGGCTCCAGAAGCTCATCCAGCATCGCGCCCCGGAAGTCATCCTCCGGAACGAGAAGCGGATGCTGCAGGAGGCGGTGGACGCGCTGTTCGACAACGGGCGCCGGAGCAAGGCGATCCGCGGCCGCGGCAAGCGCCCGCTGAAGTCGCTGAGCGACATGCTCAAGGGCAAGCAGGGTCGCTTCCGGCAGAACCTGCTCGGCAAGCGCGTGGACTACTCGGGCCGGTCGGTCATCGTGGTCGGACCGGAACTCCGGCTCCACCAGTGCGGCCTCCCCAAGGCCATGGCCGTGGAGCTCTTCAAGCCGTTCATCATTCACAAGCTGGTGGAGAACGGCATCGCGGAGACGGTCAAGCGGGCCAAGAAGATCGTCGAGAAGGAAAGCCCCGAGGTGTACGAGATCCTGGAGCAGATCATCCAGGACCACCCGGTGCTCCTCAACCGCGCGCCGACGCTGCACCGCCTCGGCATCCAGGCGTTCGAGCCGGTGCTGGTCGAGGGCAAGGCCATCCGGATCCACCCGCTCGTCTGCGCGGCGTTCAACGCCGACTTCGACGGCGACCAGATGGCGGTGCACGTGCCGCTGTCGTTCGAGGCGCAGATCGAGGCGCGGGTGCTGATGATCGCGTCGAACAACATCCTCAAGCCCTCCGACGGCCGCCCGGTGGCGGAGCCGTCGCAGGACATGGTGCTGGGCTCGTACTTCCTCACCAAGCTCCCGCCGGGCGCCGAGGAGCCGATGAGCGGCCCCCTGGCCGACCTGTCGACGCGGAGCGCCGGCTGGAAGAACGCGCCGTTCTTCTCGACGCTGGCCGAGATCGAGATGGCATTGCTGCACGAGACGGTGGGGTACCAGACCACCATCTTCTACTGGTTCGAGCCGCCGGTCGGCTCCGAGCCGGCGCGCGCGGCGGGATGGATCCCGACCACGGCGGGCCGGGTGCTGTTCAACAGCATCATCCCGGTCAAGATCATCCAGAGCGGCGGCTTCCGGAACGGCCTGATGCGGAAGAAGAGCCTCTCGCAGCTGGTGCTGACCAGCTTCCTGGAGGCGGGCCTGGCCGACACGGTCATCTTCCTCGACCGCCTGAAGGAGTTCGGCTTCCGGTACGCGACCTTCGGCGGCATTTCCATCGGCATCGAGGATCTCGAGATTCCGGAGGAGAAGGTCACCCTGCTCGAGGAGGCCGACAAGCGCGTGCAGCGGTTCCAGCGCGCGTACAACACCGGCCAGATCACCTTCGGTGAGCGGTACAACAAGGTGATCGACGCCTGGACCCACGCCAACAACGACGTGGCCGAGGCGATGATCAAGCACATGGGCGCCTCGCGCGGCGGGTTCAACCCCGTCTTCATGATGTTCGATTCCGGGTCCCGCGGCAGCCGCGACCAGATCCGGCAGCTGGCCGGCATGCGCGGCCTGATGGCCAAGCCGCAGAAGAAGCTGACGGGCGGCATCGGCGAAATCATCGAGAGCCCGATCAAGTCGAACTTCCGTGAAGGCCTCACGGTGCTCGAATACTTCATCTCGACGCACGGCGCCCGGAAGGGCCTGGCGGACACGGCCCTCAAGACGGCCGACGCCGGGTACCTCACCCGCCGCCTGGTGGACGTGGCGCAGGATGTCACGATCACCGAGGAGGATTGCGGCACCATCCTCGGCCTCGAGATCAGCGCGCTCAAGGAGGGCGAGGACGTCATCGAGTCGCTGCGGGAGCGCATCCTCGGCGCCGTGGCGCTGGAAGACGTCTACGACCCGAACAAGATGGACGAGGACGGCGACCCGAAGCTGCTGGTCGCGTCGGGGCAGCTCATCAAGGAAGACGTCTCCGACGAGATCGACGAGGCCGGGATCGACCGGGTCAAGATCCGCTCGGTGCTCACCTGCGAGGCCCGGCGCGGCGTCTGCCGCATGTGCTACGGCCGCAACCTGGCCACCATGGAAATGGTGGACATGGGCGAGGCGGTCGGCATCCTGGCCGCCCAGTCGATCGGCGAGCCGGGCACGCAGCTGACGCTCCGGACCTTCCACATCGGCGGTACCTCCGCCCGCATCGCCGAAGAGGCGGAGCGGCGCGCGCGGTCCGACGGTCTGGTGCAGTACACGCCCGACCTCGAGTTTGCCGACCTGCCGGTCGAGTACGAAGACGGCGAGAAGGGGCAGATTCGCATCGCGCTCACGCGTGAAGACGAGTCGGCGGCGGATGAGCAGAAGGAAGGCATCCTCATCACCGACCCGAAGGACAAGAAGCGGGTGCTCAACCGCTTCCCGGTGCCGGAGGGCGCGCTTCTGCAGGTCAAGGTGGGCGACACCGTGTCGAAGGTCGATCCGCGGCAGGGCGCGCGGGCCTCGGTCCTCTACACCTGGGACCCGTACAACGACCCGAGCATCATCAAGGTCGACGGCGAGCTTCGCTGGAAGGACCTCGTGCCGGGCGTCACGCTGCGCGAGGAACTCGACGAGTCGACTGGCCTCCGGTCGGTGGTCGTCGTGGCTGACCCGGACAAGGAGCTCCATCCGTCGGTGCTCGTGTACGCGCCGAACCGGAAGGACCCGCAGGAATACATCCTGGCGGAAGGCTCCCGGATCATCCTCGGGTCGCCGACCGACCTGGTGAGCCGGGCCATGGAAATTCCCGACGAGGCCAACCCCTGGTCGCCGAAGTTCAAGGTCGAGGAGTATCCGATCAACGTGGCGTGGCCGAACAAGACCAAGAAGGAAGCCAAGGACAAGACGGTCTTCCTGTCGCCCGCGGTCAAGGTGCCCAAGGGCGTCACGGTCACCAAGATTCCGCGCCAGGCGTACAAGACGCGCGACATCACCGGCGGTCTCCCGCGGGTGGCGGAGCTCTTCGAGGGGCGGCGTCCCAAGGATCCGGCGACGATCGCCGAGGTGGACGGCCACGTGAAGTTCGGCGAGATCAAGCGCGGCAAGCGCGAGATCTTCGTCTACCCGCTGGAAGAGGGCGCGGAGCCGCAGCTGTACGAAGTGGCGGCCGGCAAGCACCTCCGGGTGCACGAGGGCGACAAGGTCCGCGCGGGCGACCGCCTGACCGAGGGCCCCGTCAACCCGCACGACATCCTGGGCATCAAGGGCCCCCGCGCGGTGCAGGAATACCTGCTCAACGAGGTGCAGGAGGTGTACCGCCTGCAGGGCGTGCGCATCAGCGACAAGCACATCGGCGTCATCGTGCGGCAGATGCTGCAGAAGGTGCGCGTCGTGGATCCGGGCGACACCGGCTTCCTTGAGGGGGAGACGGTGGACAAGCTCTCCTTCCGCGACGAGAACGACCGGATCCTGCGCAAGAAGGGCACCCCCGCCAACGCGGAACCGGTGCTCCTCGGCATCACCAAGGCGTCGCTCACGACCCAGTCGTTCATCTCGGCGGCGTCGTTCCAGGAGACCACCCGCGTGCTGACCGACGCGGCCATCCGCGGGGCCAAGGACGACCTCCTGGGCCTCAAGGAGAACATCATCATCGGTCACCTGATTCCGGCCGGGACCGGCATCTACCGGTATGCCGAAATCGACATCGAGCCGCCTCCGGGCTTCGAGCCCCCGCCGCCGCCGCCGCCGGTGGAAGCGGTCGAGGTCGTCGCCGACGCGGTGCTGGTCGGGACGCTCGAGGACGACGTCTAG